The nucleotide window TGTATATTATGAGACACAAATTTCCCCTCTTTTTGGGTTTTGCCGCATTTCTATTTTTTTCATGTAATCGTAAAGAATCGTCGACTGAAGACTTGTCGTGGTTGAAAAATGGTATTGAAACGGCTCGTTACCAGCTTAAAATGACGGCTGAGGCTATAGATCGTAAAAATATTCAGGATACAGCCGTTTTCCCTCGTTCGATTTTGAATCCGGTAGCTATGGCTCATCGGGCTCCAGGGAATTGGATAGATAGTATTCGTCTTGAGAAGCCTAAGGATTGGACCAGCGGATTTTTCCCTGGGAGTATGTGGCTGACATATGAAATGACAGGAGACGATACGTTAAAAACAGAGGCTCGGAAGTATACCGATTTGTTGGCTGAACTCCAATATTATCGAGGAACTCATGATCTCGGATTTATGATAAATTGTAGTTACGGCAATGCTTACCGGCTGGCTCCGGAAAGTGGAGATTCTATGGTTATTATAAATGCAGCCCGTTCATTGATCTCTCGTTTCAATCCGAAAAAAGGCGTTATCCGATCCTGGGATTTCGGGACATGGACTTATCCTGTAATTATTGATAATATGATGAATCTCGAGTTGCTTTTCAGTGCCGGTAAAATGACTAAGGATCGCATTTTCTTTACTATTTCTGAACGTCATGCCGATAATACGATGATGCACCATTATCGACCCGATATGAGCTGTTGTCATGTGGTCGATTATATCGATCCGGCAAAAAACGTAATACGTCAGGAAACTTATCAGGGGTATTCCGATAGTTCTGTGTGGGCTCGTGGGCAGGCATGGGGGTTATACGGGTTTACAGACTGTTATAAAGAGACGAAAAATAAAAAATATCTCGATCAGGCCCGAGCTATCGCCGAATTTATTATGAATAATCCGGCGATTCCCGAAGATCTTGTTCCGTATTGGGATTATAATGCTCCAGATATTCCTTATGCTCCCAGAGATGCCTCTGCCGCTGCGGTTACAGCTTCTGCTCTTTTCGAATTGAGCACATTGGTAAATAATGGAAAAACTTATTTCGATTATGCTGAGGAAATTATCAAAAATCTTTCTTCTCCCGATTATTTGGCTACGAGAGGATCGAACAACGGGTTTATACTGAAGCATTCTACGGGTTCTTATCCGCACGGGTCGGAAATAAATGTACCGCTTAATTATGCCGATTATTATTACCTGGAGGCATTGAAACGCTATATGGAAATAAAAAAAATAGATTCTCGAAATTTATTCTCGAAAAAATAAGACTCTAAAAATTAATGATCATGCAGAAAACACGTATTACTATATATTTAACATTATGTATCTTGTTTTTCGGATGCTGGGGGATTTATGCTCAGCAGATCGATAAAGAGGCTTTTGAATTAATCGATTTGAATAGGAAGGGACTTGAAAATGTCAAGGCATTTTACGAAGAAGGGAAATATCAGGATGCTGCATCAGCTCTCTTAACTTATTATAAAAGCAGACAGGGAATTATTTTGCCGGATATTAATTTTAATAAATTGAAAATTTCGGAAAGCGAACAAAAAATGGCCGATGATGCTCTGGAACATAAATTATTTGCGCATAAAGGTTACCAACCTTCTTTTTTTTACGGGAAGGATATAGATTGGACTTATTGGCCTGTAAAAGATAATGAATTACGCTGGCAATTGCATCGTCAGAAATGGTTTATTCCTATGGGAAAAGCGTATCGTATATCAGGCGATGAAAAATATGCCAAAGAGTGGGTATATCAATATTTAGACTGGATAAAGAAAAACCCTTTAACACCTGAAAAAGGTGCGGTTCGAAAAACTATCGCCGGTGGAGATACCGAATACGACGGGGATAAGATTACGGATGACAATGTACGATATGCCTGGCGTCCGCTCGAGGTCAGCAACCGTTTGCAAGATCAGGCAGCGGAGTTTCTGCTATTCAATACTTCAAAATATTTTACGCCAGCTTTTTTTACACACTTTCTCGTAAATGTGCACAGACATGCAGTGCATATTATGAATAATTATTCGAAACAAGGAAACCATCTTCTTTTCGAGGCGCAACGTATATTGTATGCCGGTATTTTTTTCCCTGAATTTAAAGATGCTTCCGCATGGAGACAATCGGCGATATCTATATTGAATAAAGAAATAAAAGTTCAGGTATATAACGACGGGATGCAATTCGAGCTCGATCCTCATTATCATCTGGCCACGATCAATATCTTTTTTAAAGCGTTGCAAATGGCCGATCTTAACGGTTACCGAAAAGAATTTCCACAGGAATTTCTGGATACGGTAGAAAAAATGATTACGGTTACTTATAACTTATCTTTTCCCGATTATTCGAATCCGATGTTCAGTGATGCGAAGAAAAATGATAAATCTGAAATGATTAAAAATTACAAGCAGTGGATGAAGGTCTTTCCTCAAGATGAGGCGATACGTTATTTCGCTACCGAGGGTAAGAGCGGGAAATTACCGGATTATACCTCTAAAGCATTTCCTACATCCGGATTTTTTGTTTTTCGCAACGGTTGGGATATGGGTTCTACATGTATGATTATAAAAGCCGGACCGCCTGCTTTTTGGCATTGTCAGCCCGATAACGGTACATTCGAATTATTTGTAAAAGGGAGAAATTTCTTCCCTGATTCCGGTTCTTATGTTTATGCGGGTGACGATGAAGTGATGAAATGGCGTAATTGGTTTCGTCAAACCAGAGTACATCAAACATTAACACTGGATAATCGGTCTCTTGAAAAAACCGATTCGAAATGTTTGTTGTGGAAAATCGGTGAACCCACCGAGGTGTTGGTTACAGAAAATCCGTCTTATAAAGGGCTGAAACACCGTCGGTCGGTATTTTTTGTAAATAAGGAGTTTTTTGTGATCGTCGATGAGGCTTTTGGCAATGCTCAGGGAAAAGTAGGTATTCATTATGAAATGTGCGAGGGAGATGTAAAGACCGATTCTGTCATGTTGAAAGCGTATACCCGGTTTAAAGACGATAATAATATATTATTGCAAGCTTTTAGCGATAAAAATGTGATAATGGAAAATGAGGAAGGTTGGGTATCTTATGCATACCGTCAAAAATCAGAAAGAAAGGCTTTCTCTTTTAATGAAGATAAGAAAGCGTCCGATCATTGTATCCGGTTTATTACTATGATATTGCCAGTAAAAGATGCGGTAAAAGCACCATCGATAAAAGCCGAATTCAATACCGATTTTTCTGATGCGAAATCTTTAAAAATTACGGTAGAAGTTGGCCGTAAAAAATATCATTTGGGATATGATTTATAAAAAGTTTTGAGGGAAAGGAGGTCCCGTATTGCTGAGTAATTACTCTACCCCTTTTTGATGTTATAAAGGGTTTTATAAGAAAGAATACCATGAAACACGTATTTTATTTACTATTGTTTATGATTTGTCAGGATGCATTTTCACAAATATATTCTTTTGAAGATGGGAGTGTTCCTGCAGATTGGTCGGCGACGAAAGGAAATTTATCGGTATCTGCCGATAAATATAAATTAGGAAGCCGGTCATTACGATGGGATTGGGTCGGAGGTGACAAGTTAAAGTTGACAAATCTGAACTCGTTAAAAGAGGTATCTACCCGGGTGAACGGAGGAATTACGTTGTGGATATATAATACGAAATATTCGACCGATGATCTTACTTTTTCTTTTATACATATCTCGGGAGTAGAAAAATGTACCTATAAATTTAAGCTTAATTTTACGGGATGGAGATGTCTGTGGGCCGGTTTTGTGGACGATATGGGACATGACCGAACAAAATTGAACGCAATTACCGTAAAAGCTCCGGCAGTTTCGCAGGGACGGGTGTATTTCGATTATCTCGAGTTCGTCCCTAAAATATCATGGGAGAGAATCGACGATTTTCAGCATGCAGTTAAACAACCCTATAATACGATCGATAATTTTCTGGAAAAATATCGGACCGATCTGATAACAATAAGCGATGCGACTACCCGGGAAAAAAAGGATATCGGGGTAATAGCTCAGCGAATAGACCGGTGGTTTTTGTCCGGTGAAGACAAAACGGTTTGGAATGATGAGGAATATATCAAACGCAAGAAAAGCATCGACAACTGGATAGATCGGGCGAATTCTTCTTTCGACGTATCTCTTTCCCGAGACGAGGAAAACATAGTTACCGGGCCCGGATTGTTTCCACAATACAGTTCTTCGAAAATCGGAAATGTCTCTGTTATTAAGTTTAGGGATATCAGTGAAAAATATCTTATTCCTTTTGCGTTGGATTGGAGGTTGAATAAATCGGAGATCGAACGGCAACGACTGCTCGATATTTATGACTGGTACAACGATCAGGGGTGGGCTGCCGGAAGCGCTATGGGATCGATCCGTTTTGAAAAATTAAGGAGTGGGGGATATTTTCATTCGCTTTTCCTGATGCGTGAACAATTGGGAGATGTCCGGTTAAAACGAGAACTGAATACGCTCAAATGGTTTACTCTTTTCGGAGATGCTGTTTCCCGTAATCTTGAAAACCGGCATGGTGAATCAGCCGATAATCTGAGAACACTTGCCTTGCCGAAGCTGTATTATGCCCTGATGCTTCCCGATGATAATGACAAAGTAGCGGCGCTAAGGGTTCTTACAAAATATTATACCGATGCTTTTTCGGGAGCACAAGGATATCTCGATACCTTTAAGCCCGATTTTACCGGCTATCATCATCGGGGAGTTTACATGAGCGCTTATTATCCGGATGCTCTTTATATGGCCTCTCTTATTTATTATTTGCTTCATGATACTTCCTTCGCATTGCCCGAAACGGTGTTTTCCCAATTAAAGAATTGTTTACTCGCTTTCAG belongs to Coprobacter tertius and includes:
- a CDS encoding DUF4995 domain-containing protein, which produces MRHKFPLFLGFAAFLFFSCNRKESSTEDLSWLKNGIETARYQLKMTAEAIDRKNIQDTAVFPRSILNPVAMAHRAPGNWIDSIRLEKPKDWTSGFFPGSMWLTYEMTGDDTLKTEARKYTDLLAELQYYRGTHDLGFMINCSYGNAYRLAPESGDSMVIINAARSLISRFNPKKGVIRSWDFGTWTYPVIIDNMMNLELLFSAGKMTKDRIFFTISERHADNTMMHHYRPDMSCCHVVDYIDPAKNVIRQETYQGYSDSSVWARGQAWGLYGFTDCYKETKNKKYLDQARAIAEFIMNNPAIPEDLVPYWDYNAPDIPYAPRDASAAAVTASALFELSTLVNNGKTYFDYAEEIIKNLSSPDYLATRGSNNGFILKHSTGSYPHGSEINVPLNYADYYYLEALKRYMEIKKIDSRNLFSKK
- a CDS encoding heparinase II/III family protein, yielding MQKTRITIYLTLCILFFGCWGIYAQQIDKEAFELIDLNRKGLENVKAFYEEGKYQDAASALLTYYKSRQGIILPDINFNKLKISESEQKMADDALEHKLFAHKGYQPSFFYGKDIDWTYWPVKDNELRWQLHRQKWFIPMGKAYRISGDEKYAKEWVYQYLDWIKKNPLTPEKGAVRKTIAGGDTEYDGDKITDDNVRYAWRPLEVSNRLQDQAAEFLLFNTSKYFTPAFFTHFLVNVHRHAVHIMNNYSKQGNHLLFEAQRILYAGIFFPEFKDASAWRQSAISILNKEIKVQVYNDGMQFELDPHYHLATINIFFKALQMADLNGYRKEFPQEFLDTVEKMITVTYNLSFPDYSNPMFSDAKKNDKSEMIKNYKQWMKVFPQDEAIRYFATEGKSGKLPDYTSKAFPTSGFFVFRNGWDMGSTCMIIKAGPPAFWHCQPDNGTFELFVKGRNFFPDSGSYVYAGDDEVMKWRNWFRQTRVHQTLTLDNRSLEKTDSKCLLWKIGEPTEVLVTENPSYKGLKHRRSVFFVNKEFFVIVDEAFGNAQGKVGIHYEMCEGDVKTDSVMLKAYTRFKDDNNILLQAFSDKNVIMENEEGWVSYAYRQKSERKAFSFNEDKKASDHCIRFITMILPVKDAVKAPSIKAEFNTDFSDAKSLKITVEVGRKKYHLGYDL